In the Acomys russatus chromosome 13, mAcoRus1.1, whole genome shotgun sequence genome, one interval contains:
- the LOC127196882 gene encoding taste receptor type 2 member 109-like has product MEQFLKTIYVIFENILLIILIMELIIGNLGNGFMALVNSIDWVKRKKISLVNQILMALATSRIFLLWLLFTSLLISSLYPDSTKSSSMIKGLNNAWIIANHFSIWLATCLSLFYFLKISNFSNSLFLYLKWRLKKSISVTMVGSLVLLFLNILLFNLEINVCIDKYERNISYSFGSHYHAKCKRYVLGLHAIFLSVPFAVTLSAFHLLIFSLWTHHKKMQQHVQGCRDTGTTAHIKALQSVTAFILLFTIFILCLLVQLWNYELLEKSLFILFFEVVYVAFPSFHSCILILGDMKLRQASLSLLLWLKCRCNYMATLYF; this is encoded by the coding sequence ATGGAACAGTTTTTGAAGACAATATATGTTATCTTTGAGAATAtacttttaatcattttaatcATGGAATTAATAATTGGAAATTTAGGAAATGGATTCATGGCACTGGTAAACTCCATAGACTGGGTTAAGAGAAAAAAGATCTCATTAGTTAATCAAATCCTCATGGCTTTGGCAACCTCCAGAATTTTTCTGCTCTGGTTATTGTTCACGAGTTTACTAATCTCTTCCCTGTATCCAGATTCAACAAAGTCTTCAAGTATGATAAAAGGCCTTAATAATGCATGGATTATAGCCAACCATTTCAGCATCTGGCTTGCTACATGCCTcagtctcttttattttctcaagatATCCAATTTTTCtaactctcttttcctttatttaaagtgGAGACTCAAAAAATCAATTTCAGTGACAATGGTGGGGTCTTTGGtcctcttgtttttaaatattttactgttCAACTTAGAAATTAATGTGTGTATAGataaatatgaaagaaacatATCCTACAGCTTTGGTTCTCATTACCATGCCAAGTGCAAGAGATATGTGTTAGGCCTTCACGCTATCTTCCTGTCTGTCCCTTTTGCTGTGACCCTGTCAGCTTTTCACCTACTCATTTTCTCCCTGTGGACACATCACAAGAAAATGCAGCAGCATGTCCAAGGATGCAGAGATACTGGCACCACAGCCCACATCAAAGCCTTGCAATCCGTGACCGCCTTTATCCTGCTATTCACAATTTTTATCCTGTGTCTGTTAGTCCAACTTTGGAATTATGAGTTACTGGAAAAaagtcttttcattttattttttgaggttgtATATGTCGCTTTTCCTTCATTTCATTCATGTATCCTGATTCTGGGAGATATGAAACTGAGACAGGCGTCTCTTTCTCTGCTATTGTGGCTGAAATGCAGGTGTAATTATATGGCAACTTTATATTTCTAA